One genomic window of Tatumella citrea includes the following:
- a CDS encoding NAD-dependent succinate-semialdehyde dehydrogenase — translation MLKLRDPSLFRETCLLAGEWRSAADGATLPVNNPATLGIIANVPRLAQAEAELAVVSAQQAFVQWRQQTASQRCALLRRWFELIVENREDLAAIMTAEQGKPLAESRGEVSYAASFIDWFAEEGKRIYGDVIPPTQPDKRLLVIKQPVGVCAAITPWNFPAAMITRKAAPALAAGCVMIVKPAEQTPLTALALGELAVRAGIPAGVLQVITGDAKVIGEVLTRSDVVRKLSFTGSTAVGRLLMAQCAPTIKRLSLELGGNAPFIVFDDADLEAAVDGAIQSKYRNAGQTCVCTNRFLVQSGIYDRFAQRLAEKVAALKTGDGTAEGVQIGPLIDEDAVAKVQQHLQDAQQKGGKVIIGGERLTPQGLFITPAIIVNAERGMLIAREETFGPVAPLFRFDTEQQAIEMANDTEFGLAAYFYTESSRRMWRVSEALEYGMVGHNTGLISNEVAPFGGIKQSGIGREGSKYGIEEYLEIKYLCTTTG, via the coding sequence ATGCTTAAGTTACGTGATCCTTCCCTGTTCAGGGAAACCTGCCTGCTGGCAGGTGAATGGCGTTCGGCGGCTGATGGCGCCACCCTCCCGGTAAACAACCCGGCAACCCTCGGGATAATAGCCAATGTTCCCCGTCTTGCACAGGCAGAAGCTGAACTGGCGGTGGTTTCTGCTCAGCAAGCCTTTGTTCAGTGGCGACAACAAACTGCCAGTCAGCGTTGTGCCTTGCTGCGCCGCTGGTTCGAACTGATTGTTGAAAATCGTGAAGATCTGGCAGCGATTATGACCGCTGAACAGGGCAAGCCGCTGGCTGAATCACGCGGCGAAGTGAGCTACGCGGCATCATTTATCGACTGGTTCGCTGAAGAAGGTAAGCGCATTTATGGTGATGTCATTCCACCCACCCAACCAGATAAACGGTTGCTGGTGATCAAACAGCCGGTGGGCGTCTGTGCCGCTATCACACCGTGGAATTTTCCTGCCGCTATGATCACCCGTAAAGCCGCGCCTGCACTGGCTGCAGGTTGTGTGATGATCGTCAAACCCGCAGAACAGACTCCTTTAACAGCACTGGCTCTGGGAGAACTGGCGGTGCGTGCGGGAATTCCGGCAGGGGTACTGCAGGTAATTACCGGTGATGCCAAAGTGATTGGCGAGGTACTGACCCGCAGCGATGTGGTCAGAAAATTATCATTCACCGGCTCAACTGCAGTAGGCCGGTTATTAATGGCCCAGTGCGCACCAACAATTAAACGTTTGTCTCTGGAGCTGGGGGGAAATGCCCCGTTTATTGTCTTCGATGATGCAGATCTCGAGGCGGCTGTGGATGGTGCAATCCAGTCAAAATACCGCAACGCAGGGCAGACCTGCGTGTGCACTAATCGCTTTCTGGTGCAGTCAGGGATTTATGACCGCTTTGCACAACGACTGGCAGAGAAAGTCGCTGCACTTAAAACCGGTGATGGCACGGCAGAGGGAGTGCAGATTGGCCCGTTAATTGATGAGGACGCAGTAGCCAAAGTACAACAGCATCTGCAGGATGCGCAGCAAAAGGGCGGTAAGGTCATTATCGGCGGTGAACGCCTGACCCCGCAGGGGCTGTTTATCACCCCGGCGATAATTGTAAATGCTGAGCGTGGGATGCTGATTGCCCGGGAAGAGACCTTCGGGCCGGTGGCTCCTCTGTTCCGTTTTGATACCGAACAGCAGGCGATTGAAATGGCGAACGATACCGAATTCGGTCTGGCGGCTTATTTTTATACCGAAAGTAGCCGACGGATGTGGCGGGTCTCAGAGGCCCTGGAATATGGCATGGTCGGACACAATACCGGACTGATTTCTAACGAGGTCGCGCCGTTTGGCGGGATCAAGCAATCAGGCATCGGCCGAGAAGGTTCAAAATACGGTATCGAAGAGTATCTGGAGATTAAGTATCTCTGCACTACCACAGGCTAA
- the yajD gene encoding HNH nuclease YajD translates to MALIPKNYARLESGYREKALKIYPWICGRCSREFVYSNLRELTVHHIDHDHTNNPEDGSNWELLCLYCHDHEHSKYTEADQYGTRVVAGDDAQKDVGAATYNPFADLQAMLNKKK, encoded by the coding sequence ATGGCATTGATCCCAAAAAACTACGCACGGCTGGAAAGCGGTTATCGCGAGAAAGCATTAAAAATATACCCGTGGATATGTGGCCGGTGCTCGCGGGAGTTTGTCTATTCAAACCTGCGCGAACTGACAGTTCACCATATCGATCATGATCACACCAATAACCCGGAAGACGGCAGTAACTGGGAATTATTGTGTCTGTACTGTCATGACCATGAACATTCAAAGTATACTGAAGCCGATCAGTACGGTACCCGTGTTGTTGCCGGTGACGATGCACAGAAAGATGTCGGTGCAGCCACCTACAATCCGTTTGCCGATTTGCAGGCGATGCTGAATAAGAAGAAGTGA
- the attM gene encoding AttM family quorum-quenching N-acyl homoserine lactonase: protein MTDIRLYMFQTGSLKCKVHNIKMNQGDGADYEIPVPFFLLTHPQGHTLIDGGNAVETATDPKGYWGGITDVYWPVMHEDQGCVAQLKKMGIQPEDIRYVLQSHLHLDHTGAVGRFPNATHIVQRREYEYAFTPDWFAAGGYIRNDFDRPGLKWEFLNGENNDFYDIYGDGTLKTVFTPGHSPGHQSVLVTLPNNGPLLLTIDAAYTMDHWDEKALPGFMSSAVEAVRSVQKMHSVVDRTGAKVVTGHDPDAWPSFRHAPEYYD from the coding sequence ATGACTGATATTCGCTTATATATGTTTCAGACCGGCTCGCTGAAATGCAAAGTACACAACATCAAAATGAATCAGGGCGATGGCGCTGATTATGAAATCCCGGTGCCATTTTTTCTGCTCACTCATCCGCAAGGTCATACGCTGATTGATGGCGGAAATGCTGTGGAAACAGCCACCGATCCTAAAGGTTACTGGGGAGGCATTACCGATGTTTACTGGCCGGTAATGCATGAGGACCAGGGGTGCGTGGCGCAACTGAAAAAAATGGGCATACAACCGGAAGATATTCGCTACGTTCTGCAGTCACATCTGCATCTTGATCATACCGGCGCCGTAGGGCGGTTCCCGAATGCCACTCATATTGTTCAGCGCCGCGAATATGAATATGCCTTTACTCCGGACTGGTTTGCCGCAGGCGGATATATCCGCAACGATTTCGATCGTCCCGGCCTGAAATGGGAATTTCTCAACGGAGAGAACAATGATTTTTATGATATTTACGGAGACGGCACCCTGAAAACGGTCTTTACCCCCGGCCACTCACCCGGCCACCAGTCGGTACTGGTGACATTGCCAAACAACGGCCCGCTGCTACTGACCATTGATGCTGCCTACACCATGGATCACTGGGATGAAAAAGCGCTGCCTGGCTTTATGTCGTCGGCGGTAGAAGCGGTACGCTCGGTGCAAAAGATGCACAGTGTAGTAGACCGCACCGGGGCCAAAGTAGTCACCGGCCACGACCCTGATGCCTGGCCATCATTCCGCCATGCTCCGGAATATTATGATTAA
- a CDS encoding LysR family transcriptional regulator, protein MNKFPDFEGLAMFAKVAEEGSFAAAARVMGVSVPTVSRAVARLEERLGGRLFNRTSRQLSLTEFGQSMAAKASDIYRQAEEVESEAHELSVQPRGQIRLAVPMSFGLRWIAPLLPELIAQFPELSIDLHLSDASVDLIADGFDAALRIAALPDSSLVARKICNVSQYLLASPDYLAREGIPQHPRELSARTCFSYAYRARSQVWRFTHPSGGQEDVVPNGPLRVTNSDALLPPLLAGLGIAELPGFMAAEYLKTGQLIHLLDEWSMTQGGLYFVTPTARTRPLKVKVLSDFFVKHLSDPDWG, encoded by the coding sequence ATGAATAAATTCCCGGATTTTGAAGGGCTCGCGATGTTTGCCAAAGTCGCAGAAGAAGGATCTTTCGCTGCGGCGGCCAGAGTGATGGGAGTGTCGGTTCCCACCGTATCACGTGCTGTAGCAAGACTTGAGGAGCGGTTAGGCGGTCGGTTGTTTAACCGTACCTCGCGTCAGTTATCACTGACAGAGTTTGGTCAAAGCATGGCGGCAAAAGCATCTGACATCTACCGCCAGGCGGAAGAGGTGGAAAGTGAAGCACATGAGCTTTCGGTTCAACCGCGCGGCCAGATCCGTTTAGCGGTGCCGATGTCATTTGGTCTGCGCTGGATTGCGCCATTGCTACCGGAACTTATTGCTCAGTTTCCCGAACTGAGCATCGATCTTCATCTGTCCGATGCCTCCGTTGATTTAATCGCGGACGGTTTCGACGCGGCATTACGCATCGCGGCGTTACCGGATTCTTCGCTGGTAGCCCGTAAGATCTGTAATGTGTCGCAGTACCTGCTGGCATCGCCGGACTATCTTGCCCGAGAGGGTATACCTCAGCACCCGCGGGAATTATCTGCCAGGACATGCTTTAGCTATGCTTATCGTGCCCGTAGCCAGGTGTGGCGTTTTACTCATCCCTCGGGTGGCCAGGAAGATGTAGTTCCCAATGGCCCGCTGCGGGTAACCAATTCGGATGCATTACTGCCACCGTTACTGGCGGGGTTAGGGATTGCCGAATTGCCGGGTTTTATGGCCGCTGAGTATCTGAAAACAGGGCAACTTATTCATCTGCTGGATGAATGGTCAATGACTCAGGGAGGGCTCTATTTTGTCACCCCGACAGCCCGCACCCGCCCGCTAAAAGTAAAGGTGTTATCAGATTTCTTTGTTAAGCATCTGAGCGATCCTGACTGGGGTTAA
- a CDS encoding VOC family protein encodes MSHQKITSLLFASSLLLGAGSFSVPAFSATQTPIVTVAGLDHVGINVPDLNQAVSFFRTTFGATLESDMAPGTIPAAWKTAYHWHQSSELKHFAMVRLPNGTGIELFQYSGKQIDHHRPHQDDDAETHIALKTSDVMAGYQAVKKAGLKTLSSPVTNADGTQWFYFLTPWGSQIELTGKVKTAG; translated from the coding sequence ATGAGCCACCAGAAAATCACTTCACTGCTGTTCGCCTCTTCACTGCTACTGGGTGCAGGCAGTTTTTCAGTCCCGGCGTTCAGTGCCACACAAACTCCAATAGTGACGGTTGCCGGTTTAGACCATGTGGGAATTAACGTTCCTGACCTGAATCAGGCGGTCAGCTTTTTCCGGACCACTTTTGGGGCCACGCTGGAATCCGATATGGCTCCGGGGACTATCCCGGCAGCCTGGAAAACGGCCTACCACTGGCATCAGTCCAGCGAACTTAAGCATTTTGCCATGGTGCGTTTACCGAACGGTACCGGTATAGAACTGTTCCAGTACAGCGGAAAGCAGATTGATCATCATCGCCCACATCAGGATGACGATGCCGAAACCCATATTGCCCTGAAAACCAGCGATGTCATGGCTGGATATCAGGCGGTGAAAAAAGCCGGACTAAAAACATTAAGCTCACCGGTGACTAATGCTGACGGCACTCAGTGGTTCTATTTTCTGACTCCCTGGGGTTCTCAGATTGAACTGACTGGCAAAGTAAAAACAGCGGGTTAA
- a CDS encoding lipopolysaccharide core heptose(II) kinase RfaY — protein MLINKTKSFGYDIYFTEEGAIFHDLIFSDNFERFVVKKFPSGNALRDVYLVRYISKYFIVKRDREIDGRLEKRLQNFIYSSANLRLMRYLNKGRDWLLNYTPNVYFIAEKRKFRQCVDSYAVFEFIDGSSIGEINHSNISNVSDCISALHKGGLSSNDIHAGNFIVSSEGQLKVIDLSFKGSLAMCKANDTLILESKYQVKAARKTFYYYLIKIRNNLRSLSRKVRGKS, from the coding sequence TTGTTGATAAATAAAACAAAATCTTTTGGCTATGATATTTACTTCACTGAAGAGGGTGCGATTTTCCATGACCTTATCTTTAGCGATAATTTTGAACGGTTTGTGGTTAAAAAATTCCCCAGCGGAAATGCGCTGCGGGATGTTTATCTGGTCAGGTATATTTCGAAGTATTTCATTGTAAAACGCGACAGAGAAATAGACGGGCGACTGGAGAAGCGGTTGCAGAACTTTATTTATAGTTCAGCGAACCTGCGTTTAATGCGTTATTTAAATAAAGGCCGTGACTGGCTGCTGAATTACACCCCCAATGTCTACTTTATCGCCGAAAAGAGAAAATTCAGACAATGCGTTGATAGCTATGCTGTTTTTGAGTTTATTGATGGATCGTCGATTGGTGAAATTAATCACTCCAACATTAGCAATGTCAGTGATTGCATCTCGGCACTTCATAAAGGCGGGTTATCTTCCAATGATATCCATGCGGGCAATTTTATTGTCAGCAGCGAAGGGCAACTGAAAGTGATCGATTTATCCTTTAAAGGCAGCCTGGCGATGTGTAAAGCGAATGATACGCTGATTCTGGAGAGCAAGTATCAGGTGAAGGCCGCCCGAAAAACTTTTTATTATTACCTGATCAAAATAAGAAATAATCTCCGCTCTCTGTCGCGGAAAGTACGCGGTAAATCCTGA
- a CDS encoding AraC family transcriptional regulator — MDPLSDVLQLLSASSYITSGQSAGPCWSMRYPGFSGMKFISLRKGSLWFRLEAEQQWHQMSPGDGFILTRSAPFLMATDPGLPAVSSESVPYQRRHGIADYGGDDSILLAGKMEIDPMPASQLLSMLPVLIPMKTGTEYSSTLYWLMARLHEENLSPLPGSSLAGNHLMQLIMIEGIRGWILSEGSGLSGWMGALSEPRILKALEAMHSHPEKNWQLAELAAVAGMSRAGFARRFSESTGTTPLSYLTHWRMQIASRALRLSREPVKHLAFRLGYANESTFSTVFKRVYGISPTAHRAQYSEGPVYPLLPYQHKTL; from the coding sequence ATGGACCCATTATCTGATGTCCTGCAACTGTTGTCGGCCAGCAGTTATATCACCAGCGGTCAGTCCGCAGGACCTTGTTGGTCTATGCGTTACCCGGGGTTCTCCGGCATGAAATTTATCTCTCTGCGTAAAGGTTCGCTATGGTTTCGCCTGGAAGCAGAACAGCAGTGGCATCAAATGTCCCCCGGTGACGGATTTATTCTGACCCGATCAGCGCCTTTTCTGATGGCAACTGACCCAGGTTTGCCTGCAGTCTCTTCTGAGAGCGTCCCGTATCAGCGACGTCATGGTATTGCAGATTACGGCGGTGACGACAGTATCCTGTTGGCCGGTAAAATGGAGATTGACCCAATGCCGGCCAGCCAGTTACTGAGTATGTTACCGGTGCTAATCCCGATGAAAACAGGCACTGAATACTCCTCAACACTTTACTGGCTGATGGCGAGGCTTCACGAAGAAAATTTATCCCCGCTTCCGGGGTCGTCACTGGCGGGCAACCATCTGATGCAGCTCATTATGATTGAAGGCATTCGCGGCTGGATTCTTTCTGAAGGTTCAGGTCTGAGTGGCTGGATGGGGGCATTGAGTGAACCACGTATTCTCAAAGCGCTTGAAGCTATGCATAGTCACCCGGAAAAAAACTGGCAACTGGCTGAACTGGCTGCTGTTGCCGGGATGTCGCGGGCGGGATTTGCGCGACGCTTTAGTGAGTCAACCGGAACTACCCCTTTAAGTTACCTGACTCACTGGCGAATGCAAATTGCCAGCAGGGCGTTGAGACTTAGCAGGGAGCCGGTAAAACATCTGGCTTTCAGACTGGGCTACGCGAACGAAAGTACCTTCAGTACCGTGTTTAAACGGGTATATGGGATATCTCCTACTGCACATCGGGCTCAATATAGTGAAGGGCCAGTCTATCCTCTTCTCCCTTATCAGCATAAAACACTGTGA
- a CDS encoding putative quinol monooxygenase, with translation MSLNPKISTAGDHDKTQPTEIIVSAYYRVHPEDRQTFIDAVKPEMQAAQQLPGCVFYAFSQDLVNPDAFHLSEGWADIEAYERHENSETFLKALASVVKNVRILHREGIRYDVAKQHIDDPRGKVTS, from the coding sequence ATGAGCCTTAACCCTAAAATTAGTACCGCGGGTGATCATGATAAAACTCAGCCGACCGAAATCATCGTCAGCGCGTACTACCGTGTGCATCCTGAAGACCGCCAAACCTTTATCGATGCGGTAAAACCGGAGATGCAGGCAGCACAGCAGCTACCTGGCTGTGTTTTTTATGCTTTTTCCCAGGACCTGGTCAATCCGGATGCTTTTCATCTGTCTGAGGGCTGGGCGGATATTGAAGCCTATGAACGCCATGAGAATTCTGAAACTTTTTTAAAAGCACTGGCCAGCGTGGTGAAAAACGTCCGTATCCTGCACCGTGAAGGGATTCGTTATGATGTGGCCAAACAGCATATTGATGATCCACGTGGTAAAGTCACTTCCTGA
- a CDS encoding fumarylacetoacetate hydrolase family protein gives MKICRYGDAGHEKPGVIDGHQQLRDLSSVIDDISPETLTTVLEFISNEASVASLPVVEGEQRFGSPLKSVSKFIGIGLNYLDHAKEANLPVPEEPVIFFKAPGCLNGPDDDIIAPPHSTKLDWEAELGIVIGRTAKQVSKQDALSFVAGYCIVNDVSDRGFQFQCSQWDKGKGCDTFGPAGPYIVTKEEAGDPQSLAIWLEVNGEKRQDSNTSQMIFSVADIVSYVSQYMTLYPGDLIATGTPAGVGLGMKPEPIWLQNGDQIRIHIEKLGYQNQRVTRQP, from the coding sequence ATGAAAATCTGTCGTTATGGTGATGCCGGTCATGAAAAGCCCGGCGTGATTGACGGTCACCAGCAGTTACGCGACTTGTCTTCAGTTATCGATGATATTTCGCCGGAAACGTTAACCACGGTGCTTGAATTTATCAGTAATGAAGCTTCTGTTGCCTCCCTGCCGGTGGTCGAGGGAGAGCAGCGGTTTGGTTCACCACTGAAATCTGTCAGTAAGTTTATCGGTATCGGACTTAACTATCTGGATCATGCCAAAGAGGCAAATCTGCCGGTACCGGAAGAGCCGGTGATTTTCTTTAAAGCCCCTGGCTGCCTGAATGGACCGGACGACGATATTATTGCCCCTCCTCACTCCACCAAACTGGACTGGGAAGCGGAACTGGGAATTGTCATTGGCCGGACGGCTAAGCAGGTCAGTAAACAGGATGCACTCTCTTTCGTCGCAGGCTACTGTATCGTTAACGATGTGTCGGACCGTGGATTCCAGTTCCAGTGTTCACAGTGGGATAAAGGCAAAGGTTGTGACACCTTTGGACCTGCCGGACCTTACATTGTAACCAAAGAAGAGGCCGGTGACCCCCAGTCTCTGGCGATCTGGCTTGAGGTTAACGGTGAGAAGCGACAGGACAGTAACACTTCACAAATGATTTTTTCGGTGGCAGATATTGTTTCTTATGTCAGCCAGTATATGACGCTATATCCCGGCGATCTTATCGCAACCGGAACGCCGGCAGGTGTTGGTCTGGGGATGAAACCGGAACCGATATGGCTGCAAAACGGTGACCAGATTCGTATTCATATTGAAAAACTGGGTTATCAGAATCAACGGGTTACCCGTCAGCCTTAA
- a CDS encoding NUDIX hydrolase translates to MSETNVIRIAAAVITDQQQRMLLVRKKNTRYFMQPGGKIEPQESAQAAVIRELQEELNLSLEADELIPMGQFSDNAANEPGYIVQATLFRTEQPLSEVTAAAEIEEVRWLSREEANTILLAPLTQNIIIPRVWGEITG, encoded by the coding sequence ATGTCTGAAACCAACGTTATCCGTATTGCCGCCGCGGTTATCACCGATCAACAACAACGCATGCTGCTGGTCAGGAAAAAAAACACCCGTTATTTTATGCAGCCCGGCGGTAAAATCGAGCCACAGGAGTCGGCTCAGGCCGCTGTCATCAGGGAACTTCAGGAAGAGCTTAACCTGTCGCTGGAGGCGGATGAGCTGATTCCGATGGGACAGTTTAGCGACAATGCCGCTAATGAACCGGGCTATATCGTACAGGCCACGTTGTTTCGCACCGAACAACCGCTGAGTGAAGTGACGGCAGCAGCAGAAATCGAAGAAGTTCGCTGGCTCTCACGCGAGGAAGCCAACACGATACTGCTGGCTCCGCTAACTCAAAATATTATTATTCCGCGTGTATGGGGAGAAATTACCGGTTAA
- a CDS encoding nuclear transport factor 2 family protein: MKNIFSHILLASALLTGTHYASAKETPVNIETTQPEPAGLQQLIDSHFAIWNDTHSAERAKKFPEVYTHDFFVADENGLNQGMAQVNAAISKVQSLHSCFIFTPAPVQWNHGIARVSWGYGPASNPFLVRGEDIFTVTHNKLSSARVFLEK, translated from the coding sequence ATGAAGAACATATTCAGCCATATTCTGCTGGCCAGCGCGTTACTGACCGGTACTCATTATGCAAGTGCAAAGGAGACTCCCGTGAATATCGAAACAACTCAGCCAGAACCTGCAGGATTACAGCAGTTGATTGACAGCCATTTTGCCATCTGGAACGATACCCATTCTGCTGAACGGGCGAAAAAATTTCCGGAGGTCTATACCCATGACTTTTTTGTCGCTGACGAGAACGGTCTGAATCAGGGTATGGCACAGGTCAATGCGGCGATCAGTAAAGTGCAGTCCCTGCACAGCTGCTTTATCTTCACCCCCGCTCCGGTACAGTGGAATCATGGCATTGCCCGTGTCAGTTGGGGATACGGCCCCGCGAGCAACCCCTTTTTGGTCCGTGGAGAAGACATCTTTACGGTAACTCACAACAAATTATCCAGTGCCCGGGTTTTCCTGGAGAAATAA
- a CDS encoding iron-containing alcohol dehydrogenase — MSEFNKPFEFTTVPSILVEWEGARRLGEILAGRFTERQVLIVTDGGLVKAGLLEPVEQSLRSHGFEVTVFDRVVADPPEALVLESAQLARDHQINLVVGLGGGSSLDVAKLTAILANSSQELSGLYGIDNVRGQRLPLVQIPTTAGTGSEVTNISILTTGETTKMGVVSRQLYCDFVLLDAQLTVGLPATHTAATGIDAMVHAIEAYTSQHKKNPLSDALAREALRLISGQLVIACRNGSDRKAREAVLLGATLAGQAFSNSPVAAVHALAYPLGGHYHIPHGLSNALMLGAVLRYNARQAAPLYAELADVLNVAAGGDVNARCDAFIEEMIRIMDESGAPRRLRDVGVKEDTLPLLASDAMKQTRLLINNPVEVTEADALDLYRQAF; from the coding sequence ATGTCAGAGTTTAATAAGCCTTTTGAATTTACTACAGTGCCTTCCATTCTCGTGGAATGGGAAGGCGCTCGTCGTCTGGGCGAGATTCTTGCCGGACGTTTTACTGAACGCCAGGTACTGATTGTTACCGATGGCGGGTTGGTGAAAGCGGGGCTACTGGAGCCGGTAGAGCAAAGCCTGCGCAGCCACGGGTTTGAGGTAACAGTGTTTGATCGGGTGGTGGCCGATCCTCCGGAAGCACTGGTACTGGAGTCAGCACAACTGGCAAGAGATCACCAAATCAATCTGGTGGTTGGCTTAGGCGGTGGTTCATCGCTGGATGTGGCAAAACTTACGGCAATTCTGGCCAATTCTTCGCAGGAGCTCAGTGGATTATACGGAATAGATAATGTCCGGGGACAACGTCTGCCTCTGGTACAAATCCCGACCACCGCAGGAACAGGGTCAGAAGTCACTAATATTTCGATCCTCACTACTGGCGAAACTACCAAAATGGGGGTTGTTTCACGCCAGCTGTACTGCGATTTTGTGCTGCTGGATGCTCAGCTCACTGTGGGGCTGCCGGCAACCCATACCGCTGCGACCGGAATCGATGCGATGGTGCACGCCATTGAAGCCTACACCAGTCAGCATAAAAAGAATCCATTGTCAGATGCGCTGGCGCGTGAAGCATTACGTCTGATTTCCGGGCAACTGGTGATTGCCTGCCGCAATGGCAGCGACCGCAAAGCCCGTGAAGCGGTGCTGCTGGGCGCGACTCTGGCTGGACAGGCATTTTCGAATTCACCGGTAGCCGCTGTGCATGCGCTGGCTTACCCGCTGGGCGGGCATTATCACATCCCTCATGGTCTCTCAAACGCGCTGATGCTGGGTGCGGTACTGCGTTACAACGCCAGGCAGGCAGCACCTTTATACGCAGAACTGGCGGATGTGCTGAATGTTGCTGCGGGAGGAGATGTTAACGCGCGTTGTGATGCTTTTATCGAAGAAATGATCCGCATTATGGATGAAAGCGGTGCGCCAAGACGTTTACGTGATGTCGGAGTGAAAGAAGATACCCTGCCGTTACTGGCCTCTGACGCGATGAAACAGACACGTTTGCTGATAAATAACCCAGTAGAGGTTACTGAAGCCGACGCGCTGGACCTGTACCGGCAGGCTTTTTAA
- a CDS encoding nuclear transport factor 2 family protein, with protein sequence MKTAVQLLQNYLDSIRDPKAAAALFAAEGALELPYLQTLGQQHRVQGPAAIESFIGGLLSKVPEFRFRNIRFFIETPTQAFAEYSVEAPVEGTGRIYKQTYAGRLVAEDGKIVLLRESLDTLAAWRAFHGKDPS encoded by the coding sequence ATGAAAACAGCCGTACAGTTACTTCAAAACTATCTGGACAGTATCCGGGACCCAAAAGCCGCTGCTGCACTTTTTGCCGCTGAGGGTGCTCTGGAATTACCGTATCTGCAGACTCTGGGCCAGCAACACAGGGTACAGGGACCAGCAGCTATCGAAAGCTTTATTGGCGGGCTGCTCAGTAAAGTTCCTGAGTTTCGTTTCCGTAATATCCGGTTTTTTATCGAAACACCGACCCAGGCTTTCGCCGAATACAGCGTGGAAGCTCCTGTCGAAGGAACCGGACGGATATACAAACAGACCTATGCCGGGCGGCTGGTGGCGGAGGATGGAAAGATAGTTTTACTGCGCGAATCACTGGATACCCTTGCTGCCTGGCGTGCTTTTCACGGCAAAGATCCTTCCTGA
- a CDS encoding IclR family transcriptional regulator → MPKNSSEESQGTTVPALRRSVQILDLVSQSATPLSFTGIVSQLGLPKSSVHGLCAALVDEGLLIRTNDGTYRVGSRIMSWANAFLDQTDLIAEFQQLLQGRNELRGFTVTLTVLDDCQVVYIACSNSKAALGFTFSIGMRLPAPFTATGKAILSTLSDEEIGRRFADRWPESLTSHSVKSASALTTELARVRQCGYSIDNGQIREGMLCIGAPVRDFSGQAVAGLAVSLLQQEAGPQTIETVGQKLLEIAASLSARLGREVNR, encoded by the coding sequence ATGCCTAAAAATTCATCAGAAGAGAGCCAGGGAACGACAGTACCGGCATTACGCCGGTCAGTGCAGATTCTTGATTTGGTCAGTCAGTCCGCCACACCACTAAGTTTTACCGGCATTGTCAGCCAGTTAGGGTTACCCAAAAGTTCGGTACACGGACTCTGTGCTGCACTGGTGGATGAAGGGCTGTTGATACGCACTAATGACGGTACTTACCGGGTCGGTTCCCGAATTATGAGCTGGGCCAATGCTTTCCTCGATCAGACTGATTTGATCGCTGAATTTCAGCAGCTGTTGCAGGGGAGAAATGAGTTACGCGGATTTACTGTAACCCTTACGGTACTGGATGATTGTCAGGTGGTCTATATTGCCTGTTCTAACAGCAAAGCCGCTCTGGGCTTTACTTTCAGTATCGGCATGCGGCTGCCAGCTCCTTTTACCGCCACCGGTAAAGCTATTCTCAGTACCCTGAGTGATGAGGAGATTGGCCGACGTTTTGCTGATCGCTGGCCGGAATCACTCACCAGCCACAGTGTGAAATCTGCCAGTGCCTTAACCACGGAGCTCGCCCGGGTACGACAATGTGGCTATTCGATAGACAATGGGCAGATCCGCGAGGGTATGTTGTGTATCGGCGCTCCGGTAAGAGATTTTTCCGGTCAGGCGGTGGCCGGTCTGGCCGTCAGCCTGCTACAACAGGAAGCCGGCCCACAGACCATTGAAACCGTCGGTCAGAAGTTGCTTGAGATTGCTGCCTCACTCTCAGCCAGACTCGGTCGGGAAGTTAACCGGTAA